From Mucilaginibacter rubeus, a single genomic window includes:
- the secY gene encoding preprotein translocase subunit SecY, whose amino-acid sequence MKKFFTTLSNIWKIEDLRVRITNTLLFLLIYRVGSFVVLPGVNAAIASTQKAEGLVGLLNMFAGGSFSRSSIFALGVMPYISASIVVQLLGIAVPYFTKLQKEGESGRNKLNQWTRYLTIGITFLQAIGYLKSQVAADARTIADPFTFIFLNTFVLTAGTLFVMWLGEKITDKGIGNGISLIIMVGIIAQLPGAFATEFISRNGGAGGLIAFIVEIVALIGVVMFTILIVQGTRKISVQYAKRIVGNKQYGGVRQYIPLKVNAAGVMPIIFAQALMFIPQTVSQFFPNVSSNGILIALANYNSWEHNLLFGILIILFTYFYTAITVNPNQMADDMKKNGGFIPGIKPGRTTAEFIDGVISRITLPGSVFLAIIAIIPALASLVGVSPIFARFFGGTSLIILVGVVLDTLQQIESHLLMRHYDGLMKTGRIKGRTAMPAAAGTSPTAI is encoded by the coding sequence ATGAAGAAATTTTTCACCACATTATCCAATATCTGGAAAATCGAAGATCTGAGAGTGCGTATTACTAACACACTCTTATTTCTTTTAATATATCGTGTAGGCTCATTCGTTGTTTTACCCGGCGTTAACGCTGCGATAGCATCAACCCAAAAGGCAGAAGGATTAGTAGGATTGCTGAATATGTTTGCGGGAGGTTCGTTTTCACGTTCCTCTATTTTCGCGTTAGGTGTTATGCCTTACATTTCGGCTTCAATTGTGGTGCAACTGCTGGGTATTGCCGTTCCGTATTTTACCAAATTGCAAAAAGAGGGTGAAAGCGGACGCAACAAGCTAAACCAATGGACACGCTACCTAACAATAGGTATTACCTTTTTACAGGCTATAGGTTACCTTAAATCGCAGGTTGCTGCTGATGCAAGGACTATTGCTGATCCGTTCACCTTTATCTTCCTTAACACTTTCGTGTTAACTGCGGGCACATTATTCGTAATGTGGTTAGGTGAAAAAATCACTGATAAAGGTATCGGTAATGGTATATCACTAATCATCATGGTTGGTATCATTGCTCAGTTACCGGGCGCTTTTGCTACCGAGTTCATTTCGCGTAATGGCGGTGCCGGTGGTTTGATCGCGTTCATTGTTGAGATTGTAGCGCTTATTGGCGTAGTAATGTTTACTATACTGATAGTACAGGGAACCCGTAAAATTTCGGTACAATACGCTAAACGTATTGTGGGTAACAAACAATATGGCGGCGTGCGCCAGTATATACCATTAAAGGTAAATGCTGCCGGTGTAATGCCAATCATATTTGCTCAGGCATTAATGTTTATCCCGCAAACTGTATCGCAGTTTTTCCCTAACGTATCATCAAATGGTATACTGATAGCTTTGGCTAACTATAACTCATGGGAGCATAACCTGTTGTTTGGTATCCTGATTATCCTGTTCACTTACTTCTACACTGCTATTACGGTTAACCCTAACCAAATGGCCGATGATATGAAGAAAAACGGTGGCTTTATTCCGGGCATCAAACCAGGCCGTACTACTGCCGAGTTTATTGATGGCGTAATTTCAAGGATAACTTTACCAGGATCTGTATTCCTGGCTATTATAGCAATCATCCCGGCTTTGGCCAGTTTGGTTGGTGTATCTCCAATATTTGCAAGGTTCTTCGGCGGTACATCGCTGATCATCCTGGTAGGTGTTGTGCTGGATACATTACAGCAAATAGAAAGTCATTTGTTGATGCGCCATTATGATGGTTTAATGAAAACCGGACGTATTAAGGGACGTACAGCTATGCCTGCCGCTGCCGGTACCAGTCCGACAGCGATTTAA
- the rpsK gene encoding 30S ribosomal protein S11: MAKAKKVTKKRIVIVEPVGEAHINATFNNIIITLTNKTGQAISWSSAGKMGFKGSKKNTPYAAGQAAADCGKVAYDLGLRKVEVFVKGPGAGRESAIRTLQTAGIEVTTIKDITPLPHNGCRPSKRRRV, translated from the coding sequence ATGGCTAAAGCTAAAAAAGTTACCAAAAAACGCATTGTAATTGTTGAGCCAGTTGGCGAAGCACACATCAATGCTACTTTTAACAACATCATCATTACCCTTACCAACAAAACCGGCCAGGCAATTTCATGGTCATCTGCTGGTAAAATGGGTTTTAAAGGTTCAAAGAAAAATACTCCTTACGCTGCCGGTCAGGCTGCTGCTGATTGCGGTAAAGTTGCTTATGACTTAGGTTTACGTAAAGTTGAAGTATTTGTAAAAGGCCCTGGTGCTGGTCGTGAGTCAGCTATCCGTACTTTGCAAACTGCAGGTATCGAAGTAACTACGATTAAAGATATTACACCGCTTCCGCACAACGGTTGCCGTCCTTCAAAAA
- the rpsM gene encoding 30S ribosomal protein S13, which yields MARISGIDLPKNKRGEIGLTYIYGIGRSTAQRILAEAGIDVNIKVQDWTDEQLAAIRGIINEQIKVEGALRSEVQLNIKRLMDIGCYRGTRHRKGLPLRGQRTKNNSRTRKGKRKTVANKKKATK from the coding sequence ATGGCAAGGATTTCAGGTATTGATTTACCAAAGAATAAAAGAGGAGAAATCGGACTTACTTACATTTACGGTATCGGCCGTTCAACAGCTCAAAGGATTTTAGCTGAAGCTGGCATCGACGTAAATATTAAAGTACAAGACTGGACCGATGAGCAATTAGCTGCTATACGTGGTATCATCAACGAGCAAATTAAAGTTGAAGGTGCATTACGTTCAGAAGTACAGCTTAACATTAAACGTTTGATGGATATTGGTTGCTACCGTGGTACACGTCACCGTAAAGGTTTACCATTACGTGGTCAGCGTACTAAAAACAACTCACGTACCCGTAAAGGTAAACGTAAAACAGTTGCTAACAAGAAAAAAGCTACTAAGTAG
- the infA gene encoding translation initiation factor IF-1 produces MAKQSSIEQDGTIREALSNAMFRVELENGHEIIAHISGKMRMHYIKILPGDRVKLEMSPYDLTKGRITYRYK; encoded by the coding sequence ATGGCTAAACAATCTTCGATTGAGCAAGACGGTACAATTAGAGAGGCATTGTCGAATGCAATGTTCAGGGTTGAACTTGAAAATGGTCATGAGATTATAGCGCACATATCGGGCAAAATGCGTATGCACTACATTAAAATTCTTCCTGGCGACAGGGTGAAATTGGAAATGAGCCCATACGATTTAACAAAGGGTAGAATAACCTATAGATATAAATAA
- the map gene encoding type I methionyl aminopeptidase has product MSKIHYKSVEEIELIRESSLLVSKTLGEIAKVIAPGVKTIELDKLAETFIRDNGGVPAFLNYHGFPYSLCISLNDQVVHGFPGSHVLTEGDLVSVDCGVILNKYYGDSAYTFAIGEVSDQVKKLMRVTQECLKLGVEKAVVGMRIGDIGYAVQEHAEKNGFGVVKELVGHGVGLKLHEKPEVPNYGKRGAGIKLEEGMVIAIEPMINAGRAGVKFWDDGWTVSTSDKKPSAHYEHTVAVRKGTPDILSTFDYVENVLKEKNNN; this is encoded by the coding sequence ATGTCAAAAATCCATTATAAGTCTGTCGAAGAGATAGAACTCATAAGAGAAAGTTCTTTACTTGTTTCTAAAACACTCGGAGAGATAGCTAAGGTTATCGCTCCGGGTGTTAAAACAATTGAACTGGATAAGCTTGCCGAAACCTTTATACGGGATAACGGCGGTGTTCCTGCCTTTTTAAACTATCACGGATTTCCTTATTCACTGTGTATCTCCCTGAATGATCAGGTTGTACATGGCTTTCCCGGCTCGCACGTTTTAACCGAGGGCGACCTGGTATCAGTTGACTGTGGTGTTATTTTAAATAAATACTACGGTGACTCGGCTTATACCTTCGCTATTGGTGAAGTGAGCGATCAAGTTAAGAAACTCATGCGTGTTACGCAGGAGTGCTTAAAGCTGGGCGTTGAGAAAGCGGTTGTGGGTATGCGTATTGGTGATATAGGTTACGCTGTACAGGAGCATGCCGAAAAGAACGGATTTGGTGTGGTAAAGGAACTTGTAGGCCATGGTGTAGGCTTAAAGCTGCATGAGAAGCCGGAAGTGCCTAACTATGGCAAACGTGGTGCTGGTATCAAACTGGAAGAAGGGATGGTGATAGCTATCGAGCCAATGATCAATGCCGGCCGTGCCGGTGTTAAATTCTGGGATGACGGCTGGACAGTTTCAACTTCAGACAAGAAACCTTCTGCACATTATGAGCATACCGTAGCGGTACGCAAAGGTACTCCAGACATTTTATCGACGTTTGATTACGTAGAAAATGTTTTAAAAGAAAAAAATAATAATTAA
- the ykgO gene encoding type B 50S ribosomal protein L36 → MKVRASIKKRSADCKIIRRNGKLYVINKKNPKFKQRQG, encoded by the coding sequence ATGAAAGTTAGAGCATCCATCAAAAAGCGCAGCGCTGATTGCAAGATCATCCGCCGTAACGGGAAACTTTACGTTATTAACAAAAAGAACCCGAAGTTTAAACAACGCCAGGGCTAA